One window from the genome of Garra rufa chromosome 1, GarRuf1.0, whole genome shotgun sequence encodes:
- the LOC141323009 gene encoding uncharacterized protein, which yields MEPKFRKKLEGGLNMCDSLVALKKKEENKKKPWSRALSPDKVLEAARRAVLRQGEDPSNKKYVLGEHEMQFGVFKGQTFKWVVENALGYAGYLVASMKRESSHVKDSKNHHANKAAFAEYMELFPEGREAIHIKTENTGCPSSQHTSQQKSLSAPQSLPSVSSVRSLLIGKTRHPQSIDKVVKKMVMPPVAKPALIGRSAKTLQPTAPVAVESPSMASFGPSEQDDHELLAQADLLESQVSRKQICLPVGWTHTLPPADQHWISKVLFKYSSHNQPEMDFTRVDRMWWYPPQPPFAVTGVPGTERYFGRPFFLWMPRKLWRVKLTCPHSDCVKEELTSAGLHQKIRQVVDVKTSYFMASEYLSCRKCKRKVISWSFDIVSQLDISHRLQFPCILTSKLACDMAVVRLLRQRGLGNSSSQVQKQLEEQHSEIWMQKVMQYLTDCQSFRKAVTAGLVSPLFFEKPPAMLPVPKHRWLMQVYAQDVLQRLDEIKASITSQFGRVLKMDSTKKVARKLAGHSAGTATWVTNVGNEHGQVIMTVLTASEGFGLAPMVTGIIKRYKDAAVPPPELLYVDRDCCGGTYLRKIFEEWKDMEIKLDIWHFMRRISVGCTTDSHQLYSVFMANLSRCIFSWDQEDMERLIRAKRAELEAQMMQPSDADVLRRLSKSELALHCKRTTRGTRETVDLISQLIKSFEGERGRDTLGVPLINSARMTEIWKSQRKHIACIQDPSGFQLYVQTGTLTKGGHTLPTYRCARGSTSLESFHLHLNRFIPGTLASDTFFQAYLLDGLARWNEDRADAATSQGKQGHHSYSGLLRHATNVLGEDVLGQKLVPFTTPHQYTGEPIGVEYLYQQTGEVAKVYKSAIQELETADVCVAEDESYVEPVDIDDLTLSTFDEEEPSRELPPTSCAVPSENPHVLPSAPSVVPRVLSSAPSTVPSENPHVLPSAPSVVPRVLSSAPSTVPSENPHVLPSAPSVVPRVLSSAPSTVPSENPHVLPSAPSVVPRVLSSAPSTVPSENPHVLPSAPSAVTSPFGPSQTPPPAQSAAALQRTQRNMSSEVSSSAMQSAFPDESVGPDNIKGFSAVQKLAEMLVGLRDHTLALTREESAKIISFWQGLADYDKERIVYSARHQSSLNKGRFRATKKIVAPGVESTRRCFVGASSPAQWPDCNRIVEAVFVKLCALYPNPVRQGGVKISRFNVIVRAYKHIRECILSNAEVMQQTTLQLPEVNSATLTQWYSRRTKSNEREILTQGIHTPVAPMTAPDRLPPALQKGQSLHCGSNDRPFVFNLPPNTAGMAKTRSGPQIPEIILPPPPPPPPAPTLLAEAGQSSRLPPVILPASAAIQPIMFILAPQGQTVTLPAAPSTPQPSVPYTTEYYRKKKQEREQMGLKSRKYVRKTEVILCKKCNKERKPPSHLQYFGNWYCQETATEPFTEWRAALQTQGYGKKRPLSGGN from the exons atGGAGCCTAAATTTAGGAAGAAGCTGGAAGGGGGTCTGAACATGTGCGACTCCTTGGTTGCTCTTAAGAAGAAGgaggaaaataagaaaaaacCTTGGTCTCGGGCTCTTTCCCCAGATAAGGTGTTGGAGGCTGCTAGACGAGCTGTATTGCGCCAGGGTGAAGACCCGAGCAATAAAAAATATGTTCTAGGGGAACATGAAATGCAGTTTGGTGTGTTCAAAGGCCAGACATTTAAGTGGGTTGTTGAAAATGCCCTCGGTTACGCTGGATATTTGGTGGCAAGTATGAAGAGGGAATCATCACATGTTAAAGACTCCAAAAATCACCACGCTAATAAAGCAGCCTTTGCAGAGTACATGGAACTTTTCCCAGAGGGCCGTGAGGCCATTCATATCAAAACTGAAAACACGGGTTGTCCAAGCTCCCAGCATACATCCCAGCAGAAGTCTCTCAGTGCCCCACAGTCCTTACCTTCAGTTTCCTCTGTTCGTTCTCTTCTGATTGGCAAAACACGCCATCCACAGAGCATTGACAAAGTGGTAAAAAAAATGGTAATGCCACCAGTAGCCAAACCTG CTTTGATTGGAAGATCTGCAAAGACACTGCAGCCTACTGCGCCAGTGGCTGTAGAATCTCCTAGTATGGCCTCATTTGGGCCATCTGAGCAGGATGACCATGAACTGCTTGCCCAGGCAGACTTGCTGGAATCTCAGGTGTCCA GAAAACAAATTTGCCTTCCTGTCGGCTGGACTCACACATTGCCACCTGCGGATCAGCACTGGATATCGAAGGTTTTGTTTAAGTATTCATCTCACAACCAACCAGAAATGGACTTCACCAGAGTGGACAGGATGTGGTGGTACCCTCCACAGCCCCCTTTTGCAGTTACAGGAGTACCAGGGACAGAGCGCTACTTTGGCCGCCCCTTCTTTCTCTGGATGCCAAGAAAGCTATGGAGAGTCAAGTTAACCTGTCCACATTCAGACTGTGTGAAGGAGGAACTCACATCGGCAGGACTGCACCAGAAAATCAGACAGGTAGTTGATGTTAAAACATCTTACTTCATGGCATCTGAGTATCTGTCATGTAGAAAATGCAAAAGGAAGGTGATCAGCTGGAGCTTTGACATCGTATCACAGCTTGACATTAGTCATAGGCTTCAATTTCCCTGCATTCTTACCTCAAAACTGGCATGTGACATGGCAGTGGTCCGTCTTCTACGTCAGAGAGGCCTGGGAAACAGCAGCAGTCAAGTGCAGAAGCAGCTAGAGGAGCAGCATTCTGAGATCTGGATGCAGAAGGTCATGCAGTATCTTACAGATTGCCAGAGCTTTCGCAAAGCGGTCACTGCAGGtcttgtgagtcccttgttttttgaAAAACCACCTGCAATGCTCCCTGTACCCAAGCACCGGTGGTTGATGCAGGTGTATGCTCAGGATGTCCTTCAAAGACTGGATGAGATTAAAGCTAGTATAACCTCACAGTTTGGACGAGTTCTGAAAATGGATTCCACCAAGAAGGTTGCACGCAAGCTTGCTGGTCACAGTGCTGGAACAGCCACCTGGGTCACAAATGTTGGAAATGAACATGGCCAGGTCATCATGACGGTTCTTACAGCTAGTGAAGGCTTTGGATTGGCGCCCATGGTTACTGGCATCATTAAAAGGTACAAGGATGCTGCAGTGCCTCCACCTGAACTGCTGTATGTTGACAGAGACTGCTGTGGGGGTACTTACCTCAGAAAAATATTTGAGGAATGGAAGGACATGGAAATCAAACTGGACATCTGGCATTTCATGAGAAGGATTTCTGTAGGATGCACAACAGATTCTCATCAGCTCTATTCAGTGTTCATGGCCAACCTCAGCCGCTGTATTTTCTCCTGGGATCAGGAGGATATGGAAAGGCTTATTAGGGCAAAGCGTGCAGAGTTAGAGGCTCAGATGATGCAACCTTCAGATGCTGATGTTCTGCGTCGCCTTAGTAAGAGTGAACTGGCCCTACACTGTAAAAGAACAACACGTGGCACAAGGGAGACTGTAGATCTCATCTCCCAGCTGATCAAGTCCTTTGAAGGGGAGAGGGGACGTGACACTTTGGGTGTGCCTCTCATCAATTCTGCTCGAATGACTGAGATATGGAAGTCTCAGAGGAAGCATATAGCCTGCATTCAGGATCCCTCTGGTTTTCAGCTCTATGTGCAGACAGGAACCCTGACAAAGGGAGGGCACACTCTGCCAACTTATAGGTGTGCAAGAGGTTCAACTTCTTTAGAATCATTCCACCTTCATTTAAACAGGTTCATTCCAG GGACGCTGGCCAGTGATACATTTTTCCAGGCCTACCTGTTGGATGGCTTAGCCAGGTGGAATGAAGACAGAGCAGATGCTGCAACCTCTCAGGGCAAGCAGGGGCACCATTCATACAGTGGCCTCCTTCGTCATGCTACTAATGTGCTGGGAGAAGATGTTCTTGGACAGAAGCTGGTGCCATTTACTACTCCACATCAATATACTG GTGAACCAATTGGAGTTGAATATCTGTACCAGCAGACTGGTGAGGTTGCAAAGGTCTACAAGTCTGCAATTCAGGAACTTGAGACTGCTGATGTGTGTGTTGCAGAAGATGAGAGCTATGTGGAACCTGTGGACATTGATGACTTAACTCTCTCTACATTTGATGAAGAAGAGCCTTCTCGTGAGTTGCCCCCTACATCCTGTGCAGTACCCTCAGAGAATCCACATGTCTTGCCCTCTGCGCCGTCAGTGGTTCCCCGTGTGTTGTCCTCTGCACCATCTACAGTGCCCTCAGAGAATCCACATGTCTTGCCCTCTGCGCCGTCAGTGGTTCCCCGTGTGTTGTCCTCTGCACCATCTACAGTGCCCTCAGAGAATCCACATGTCTTGCCCTCTGCGCCGTCAGTGGTTCCCCGTGTGTTGTCCTCTGCACCATCTACAGTGCCCTCAGAGAATCCACATGTCTTGCCCTCTGCGCCGTCAGTGGTTCCCCGTGTGTTGTCCTCTGCACCATCTACAGTGCCCTCAGAGAATCCACATGTCTTGCCCTCTGCACCTTCTGCAGTCACCTCACCTTTTGGTCCCTCGCAAACTCCACCTCCCGCACAGTCTGCTGCGGCTTTACAACGGACACAAAGAAACATGTCTAGTGAAGTGTCTTCCTCTGCAATGCAATCTGCTTTTCCTGAT gAATCTGTTGGACCTGACAACATTAAAGGCTTCAGTGCAGTCCAGAAGTTAGCTGAGATGTTGGTTGGACTCAGGGACCACACTCTCGCCTTGACAAGAGAGGAATCTGCAAAAATTATTAGTTTTTGGCAAGGGTTGGCAGATTATGACAAAGAAAGGATTGTTTACTCAGCACGCCACCAGTCCTCCCTCAACAAAGGGCGGTTTAGGGCAACCAAAAAAATTGTGGCACCAGGAGTGGAGAGTACTAGAAG GTGTTTTGTTGGAGCAAGCAGTCCTGCCCAGTGGCCTGACTGCAACAGAATTGTTGAGGCAGTTTTTGTGAAACTCTGTGCTCTCTATCCTAACCCTGTTCGTCAAGGAGGGGTTAAAATCTCTCGATTTAATGTAATTGTACGTGCCTACAAGCATATCAGAGAGTGCATCCTGAGTAATGCTGAAGTGATGCAGCAGACCACTCTCCAATTACCTGAGGTCAATTCAGCTACACTTACACAATG GTACAGCAGACGTACAAAATCTAATGAGAGGGAAATTTTGACACAAGGAATCCATACACCAGTTGCACCTATGACAGCACCAGACAGACTTCCACCAGCACTACAGAAAGGACAGAGTCTGCACTGTGGGAGTAATGATAGGCCTTTTGTTTTCAACTTGCCTCCAAACACAGCCGGAATGGCCAAAACAAGATCTGGGCCGCAAATACCTGAAATAATActgccaccaccaccaccaccaccacctgcACCGACCTTGCTTGCTGAAGCAGGGCAGTCATCTAGACTTCCGCCAGTTATCCTTCCTGCTTCTGCTGCTATACAGCctataatgtttattttagcacCACAGGGACAAACTGTGACACTGCCAGCAGCACCGTCAACACCACAGCCTTCTGTACCATACACCACAGAGTACTACAGGAAGAAGAAGCAGGAAAGGGAGCAGATGGGCCTGAAGTCAAGGAAATATGTGCGGAAGACTGAAGTAATACTGTGCAAAAAGTGTAACAAGGAGAGGAAACCACCATCTCATCTCCAGTATTTTGGCAATTGGTACTGTCAGGAGACTGCCACTGAACCATTTACAGAGTGGAGGGCAGCACTGCAAACTCAAGGATATGGAAAAAAGAGACCGCTTAGTGGGGGGAATTGA